GGGTCCCAGGCATGGAACCAGCCGGTGAAGATAAGCGGCTCCTGACCCTGCTTGATGATGCTGATGGGGGTACCATAACGTGCAGAAGGATCTGAGTTCAGGTAGTCTTGGgctgaaaggaaaataaagaccCATTCGTGAATAAGTTCTCTGAGGTAATTTCTCCAAGTTTCTGAAAGTACTGTTTGTTTTACCTATTTTGAGCGATCCAGTTTTCTCTGTCTCATTGGCCTCCTTTCCGACCCAAACAAAAACCtagtgagaaaaataagcacagGAATTCAGGGGTAAGGcagtaatataaatatattaaataaagctGAATTGTAGAAGACTGAATTGTCCCATCATGGCCGAATTCTGGTATTTTTAAACCGTAAACTGTCGTGTAGAGGTAACTGACTCATCAGTTCAAAACATTTCTGAATTGCTTAAGTTGAATGCTTCAAACAGGAGCTCCAAAATTAGCTGTAGTGGTTGAAATGTATCCAATAGGGCTAATACACCCAATCAAAGTATGTCTGTTGGTggggctgttttttttctaccacAGGATGAAATTTCAGACATTACAGAAAGTATTCCAACAGAAGTGGACATTTCTTTCTGATCAGAAACAACCGtatatttcttttctttaaattgAAGTCAAAGGACTTAATGGGCAAAATAACTAATTTTACCTTGTAAAAACAAAGGAGTTGCTGATCTGCGGCtgcctttaatgtttttttaaaaaatatatcttattttgaaattttggtgtgtatgtgtgacaaAAAGTGATATTGTTGCGTTTTTCTGGGGCGATAGGCTTACTCTATTGCTGCCGctgccctctggaactccctccccacacacatacgcaactccactgacctacaaacattgaaatcccacctcaaaacacacctcttcagaactgcttttaattgctaatgtttttatttccactgtgttcctaacttgtttcttttattgtgtcttttattgtgtgctatttgtgaagtgtctttgagttctgtgaaaagctctatataaataaaatgtattattattattattattattattattattattattattattattattattattattattattattttctgcctttattcagagaggataggactTTGGATAGAGCAAGAACCGAGAGAAAAGGTATGGTGACATGCGAAAAAGGGGCTAcaagctggaatcaaacctggcaGCCCACTTGAGGACAACATGGCccctgtatatggggtgcacaACTTTACCACTGGGCCAAACCGGCCCCcactttgttgttttaacaATGAGTACGGattcagtgggtagagtcggttgtctcACAATCGGAAGTTTgatggttcaatcccagctcctgcagtcacattgggtaagacactgaaccccaaactgctcccggTCAGCAGTGTGAATGTTTATGAATGGGAGTAGCTAATACTGATGATCCCtcactatagcagcctctaccatcagagtgtgaatgggtgaatgcgatgagcagtgtaaaagcgctttgagtggtcagaaagacgaGAAAAGAACCATATtagtccatttaccattgaTTCAGTAAATCATacatctctttgttttattaccAACCCAAAACCCCTCACTCAACACTGCATTCTTTATGATTTGGTGGGCTGGACATCTTTAGCAATACGCATACGACGACActgatatatttttatttatgaggCGATACCGGGGAAACTTCCATCTTACCTCTGTACCCTTCTCTGCACCAGCTCTACTGGATACCACTTACGATCCTCTAACATGTTACTCTGTATGTACCCTGGGTTTTGACAGATCTAGGAAACAACTTTTTTCTATAACGCACCCTGTGCATGGAACAAGCTTCAAAAGAGGTCAAATTAGTCACATTAATATCACTGAGTACATTTAGGATGATCATAAAGAATGTGGTAACAGAGGCATGTGGGTGTTGTTCTTGAAAGCCAGCTGTGTATTTAACTAGTTTTAGAGATGTTGTGatttgtctgtgttgtttttgtagttcatttatgtttttaacactCTGAGATTGCTACCTTGACACTGTCTCTCTTGAAAAAGGATTTCAGTCTCAATAAGACTGCCTGGTTAATCAaaggttaaatttaaaaaatacatttttatgaaaCACAACTCACTAGCTAGCCAAGGCAGGAGGAGATCAGCAACTCCTGTCTTCTACCAGTTGAAACAACTGTTGTCTTgtggctttgttttgtttcttgtttcagTCAAATCATCTCTTTGGCAAAAAAGGTCATCTCACAGGGATAACTTGTATGATTTGGTCAGACACTTAAACAACAGTCTGAGCAAGAACAAGCCCTTATGATTATGAATTATTCTGAAAGGATTACATTACAGGAATTTCAGTCTATTTTGGGGCTGATGGCTTACAAAATCTACTGGAGCATACCACAACTTTTGTAATCCTGTTAATCCCCTTTAAAAGTCAAGGCAGCATACCTGAGCCCAGGTGTCCATGatcatgacatcatcagcaGCCAGATCAACCTGTGTAGCTTCGCCGGGCACCTCCTCCGcctaaatattaaaacaaatgtttacaaagaagCTTTTCAGAAATTGGCTGAGTATCAGGTAGAGTAAAACAATATTTAATGTGTTAAAATAAGACAATcatctttttttcattgaatAAATAATAGAAGTTAAAATACGTACAATCAGCCTGCCAGTCTTGTTTGAACAGGCAAACAGTCTTGGAGACCTGACTACGTTTTGCAGTTGGGGAGAGGTCTGGTAGTCTTTCTTCCCACCCAGTGCTTTCCAGAAACCGGCTAACAACAAGGAGAAAACCACATTTTTCCACAGGAAATATTTTACACTTGTATCCTGCAGACATAAAAGCTCTTTGTAGAGCACACACCTGGCTCCTTGGTCTCATCCACCTCTTTGGCAGTTCCTCCAAGCAGACCAGCAACATACTTGGCTGCGACCATTTCCTCATTAGTCGCTCCCTTTCCCTTCCACATGAACAGGGCTTCAGGAGACTTCAGCACAAACACGTCATTGGTGTTCAGGGAGGTGGCAGTGGGCTCAACCTGGGTCAGTAAGAGAAGCACAAAGGCAGGAAGAATTGTGTGAATCATTCatgtcagagttttttttttgctttcaagCACAGCTAATGTGACAAACAAGTCAGACCTCGACTGCCCGGCTGGCTCTGGTGGAGCTTCGGCGGACATGGTAGAGTCGTACGTTTGCAGTTTCGCTCTCGCCGTGCTTACGGCATGTCCCTCCTAGGTGGATGACCAGTGGCTTGTCTTTGAAAATGCTCACAAGATGAGGAGGCTCTTGGCCCTGGCTGACACGCACCTGAGGAGAAATAGCAGAAACTTCACCTACATGTTTTGTGAATATAGCTGTGGTATGACTTTTCACTTCAATGGCAGGAATGTTTTATTAATCTCAAGTCAACTTATTTAcacagaaacattcacacaaacatacaacacaaagagctctgatttaaaaacaattaaaaaagtatGTGTACATGAAAAAAAGCTTCTTCAGTGACCTGAGTAAATGTCATTTGTTACTTTCCACCCCAGAGAGTCCAATGAAAGTGGTGTCATACTATTACTTTAAAGAAGGAGCTGTGTTTGCAGTGAATTTCTCACCTGGGTCGCTACTCCACCCATGGAATCGTCCAGGTTGACGGTGAGGTAAGCTGAAGCTCCCAGTTCGTCCTTGGAGCACTTTTGCCCTTGCCTGAACACAGTGAGGCAATGATGTTGTCACACCTCATTCAAGAATTGAGCCAAACCAACAGTGATGAGTTCAGTGATGAGTCTTGACAGCAACACTTGTTTAGCAGCAAGGTTCACCCTGGTTATACTTACATCCAGTCTTGCATTGAAAGCCAGCCAATTGAATAAATATAAGTTTCTGCTGTTATGTTAATATATGTGAATGTTGTCTAAGACCAATGAAAAGGCTGGTCATGAAACGAGGACTTTCAAGGCAAGAGGCAAACCTTgaagaagacaaaaagagaacacacatttgtgcacaCTTTAAAAGGTGCACGACTACACAGCAGCAcgaaacagaaaaatatcagCACACTAAAAGTCCTTTTCAACTGTTTAATATGGGCAATGGCACAGACCAGTAACAGCAATGGGTGCGTTTCAGTACAAACAGATGTGTTACTGACTCCCTTTTATGgatatgtcattttttttagttCAGATTTTTCACCTGAAAGTTTTATAGCGTAAATTTGagaatcacttcctgtatttaagGGACACGTCTGGCCCATACCTGCAACGCTGAGGATGGCTTTGTGCTGCAACGCATCTGTTGCTATTACTTGTCTGTGCCATTGCCCAGATTAAATAGTTTAAAAGGGCATTTGGTGtcctgacttttttttgttcaagaGACAAACCTCCCCTAAGATGGATTCATGGTCCATTACTTTATCTGTTAGCCATGTCTCATAGAGAGgaatttgaacattttgaacattGTTGGTTTTATAAGTGTTGACAGGATTCATTGTAGTCCTCATAAACTCTGGCAGAATGATGCAGGAGAAATTACAAAGCTACATACAATGACACATCGAATTAACCAGAACTGTAACTGCACATTAATATGATCACAATTAGTGTCCCAGGGTCTGTGATCCTGGAGCCACATCCCTAACAGTCTGCTCTTCACAACATCTGTCTGCTACCaataaataacattgttttgtttgttgaccTCATATGTTGCAGTGTAATGACTAATTATATTCAAATACCGCACAGAGCTGTTAATTCTTCTAAATGAATGAAGGTCATGCAACATTTTTCCCTGTAACAAATATATCCACACAGGTAAAAAGGTTTCACTTACCAGGTGTAGATGAtgtgcctctctctgcctcctgtgTTGTAGGTGTACAGCACCAGGTAACAGTCACCTCCGAAGAACTCTCCATAGGTGGATGGCTTCACAGGTACTTTTTCACCTCCCTCCACACGCCAGATCTACGCACACCCAACATTGTCACATCTCCATGTTGGTATTTAGAGAGAGCAAAAACAGTCTGGGTGGAGTAAGCTCTTAAAACCATACCTGGACTTTCCCAGAGCCATCGTCTACCATGCCGTGATGAGCAGCCATCGTGGTGTTGCCGTGGAGTCCTGTGGCGTCAAAGGGAATCTGCTTCACCTGAGCGATCTTACCCATGCGGTAGGCCTTACCTGGGCCTGTGGTCTCATCCTTATCAAGCCAGTTGAAGAAGAATTGCTTGAACAGCATAGTCTCAGCCCCATCTGGCATGACAACGATCTGATAATTTCATATGGACAGAAGAGCCAGCATGTTCATAAATAGCGGCACAAGACAGGATGGATTTAGTTCTGTAGCCTCCCACTGAACAGCCTTATTACCTTGGTATTTGGGGGATAATTCTTGTCTTTGATGAACTTTTCTGCAACTGCATATGCTGCTTTGCGCTCTTCCTTGTTTGCATCCTTCCCTGCAGCAGTAAAGTTGTTAATAAGACTTGCTATAGTTTCAAAACTTAGAAGGCTTCAGAATTTTATAGATGACATGAACTAATACCTTTCCAGACAAATATCTTTTTGTCTTCCCCATTGTCTAGGATGTAGCATTCACTGTGGCAAAGACTGTCTTGTTGGAACGGATTCTTTTCACCCTTCATGGTTGTTTTCATGGAGCCAGTAGCATCAGAAATCTACAGAGAAGAGAGATATATTCCAACATCTCAACTAACATCTGAATATTTCAGGTACTCttactaaataaaaagtatacaTTAAAATAGCtgaatatttgtgtgtttttaccaaATAGAGCTGGGCCTTGTTCGTGTTCCTTTTATCAACGCACTTATCATCAGAATCAGATTCTGGGAGGTCAGGCTTCTCTCCAAGCACCTGTtaataaacacatgcacacagactaCAACATTTTACTCACATCCATCATAGAAACCAAATGAGTCAGATTAAGTCTTTGCAGCAACCACAGCCTCAATTTCCCAGATATTTTCTGaatagaacaaaaacaaaaggtaaAGCTCACATTAATGAATTCCTCTGGCTCTGAGCCGTCATCAATGTATTCGAGTTCAGGGCGCCCTCCTCGCTCATTGTCCCGAATTTCCTTGGCCAGCTCAGTGGCCTTCAGGCGTTCAAACTTATTGCCCTTACTTCCATACCAGAGGTAGATggtctgtaattttttcaaGACAGGAGcagagaacaagaagaagataaagtatTAGTGAAACACTGCATTGAACCTAAAGCCTCTACTATTTCATTCTTACAAGTTCTATGTTTCATGTCCCTCCCTCTTTCACCTTTCCCAAGTCAACGATGAAGCAGTCTCCACTGTTGAAGCTTCCCCAGCCAAAGTCCACCTCTGTGGCTCTGACCTGCCGTCGACCTTTGATGTGCATCAGGCGtttgacatttgtttcattggtCACCACATGATTAAAGCCTGAGCTGACTCCTCCTTTCTGTGTTGGGATAAAAGTTACATTTAGTCATGGAGTAAGGTAAAAACAGCAATACCACTATCATGTTGATAGACTATGCCACATATGATACTGAGCTAGCCTAGCTCTGACTGGGAGCACAGGGAAAGAGGTAGTCAGGTGTCCAAATGTTGTTAAAATTACAATCAGTTGATTGATGGATTTTGTGAATAAAATGTTGGCTGGCCACTATCACAGTAATAGAAGAGGTAAAGGCGTAGCCTTGTTTCTATAAAAGTCTATAAAATCAGCTAGCTGACCCGCCTACTGCTCACCCATTAAATGTTTGAATTGTAATTAGCCGTTAACTTAACAGACAACCAGATTCAGTTTGAGAAAGTCCTTGTTGATTAAGGTGTTCTTCAATCATGTGTTTTCAActtagaaatagaaaaaaaaaaaaaaaaaaaaaaaggactcgCTTGGCACCTAGAGAATGGTAGCAGGGACAACAGCTCAGTTTGTGGTTCTTTCCAAAGTGAGAAAAATCAGTCATCTAACTTGTTCAGTGATTAAAATGCTACATCACTGTGGTTTCATTTTTTCTGTCATAAACCCTGAAGTTAAAAGATGCGCATCCAGAAAATGGACTTACACACAGCAGAGCATGGAAGTGAAATAAGAATTAAAGATGGTGGACCAAAAATCAGGGAAAACATTTTGGGTTGGAATCTACCATTATCTTTAACTCCAATTTTTGcaccacaggaggaggagaggatggaagCATGTATCAAGCCTTAATGCATCTTGGTGAACAAGAGGAACTCCACAGATTTTAATTGAAACTAACAAATGGGAATGATTGCTATATTTAGCGATCCTGTGACGAACcaaggtttgtgttgatttcggTGTTTTCCTGTTGACAAAGCTGTACAGGGAAAtagagggaagggaagggaaccaacagaaaggaataaaagaactTTTAATTTGACTCCAGATGATTAATGTTTCATGTGTGTTATGCTAAAGTGCAACAATGGCCATGGTCTGTTTTCCAGAGGCTTAATTGATGTCATCACATCTGCAGCCCCGTTGTTGTTTAGGGCATGTTCCTGCTCAGCCTGTTTACACTCTACATGGAAACCTTCAGTGGAAAACCAGAGGGAGTCACCAACTATAGCTCCAAACAGTTATCAAAATAGCACTGTGGGGAGTTCCTCCCATATGAAAATACATCTTTTAACAGCCCCTTTTGCAGGGGCTGACCCAGACTTTTTTTGACTTGGGTCGCCTAACTGTGGCACTGATTTCTGCTGGAGGGGCAtggacaaataaaataatcatttatCCACAATATCTGTAAGAAGATAAGAGGAAAGACTAAAAAACAGTTGGCTATGACCTATACCTTTTAGGActcaaaaatatatttgtctCAGCTCAAAATTTAAAGTACTAAAAGAATTGTAAGGAAACTTATGCAGACTGTCTAACtatcaaaatacatttattgtcAAGTTTTATACCAAAAGGTAGTAAACATATATATTCTTGACAGTTGGGCAGTGAGCAAGAGTTTGCTTGATATTTTAAAACTGATTCCTCTCCTGCAAATGTCGTATAAATGTGAATAATATTTTTATAACTTTCAAATACAAAGAACACTTTCCGCACCCTGTTGCAACCAAAGCAACAGGTGACACCTTTGGTGTACAATTATATTTCAAATGGGGTCCATGCCAGCCCTGGCCGACTCCCCAGACACGCCCCTGCCTCTTTGGGCAGTGGTGGTCACGAGGTAGCTCAAACTCCACTTTTTTCTGGTTTGAAATAATGAATTCATTTCTTTTGGTGCTTAAAGGTAGAAGATACTGTTTTGTTTATATCACACTTTGTTGAAACACGGGATGAGGATGTCTCACCTGGTATTTGATGCCATTCTTGAAGAGGGTCATAAAAGGGATTGACTCTTCACCCTGATACTCAGTGAACTGTACTGGGGATTGACCTAGGGAGTCATCCAGCTGCATCATAAAGATGGCTGCACAACCTCTCTCATCTGGTGAAGCTTCGGCACCTGTGGTATATCAGATAGTTCAAAATCAATTAAGCATACAATGACTGTAGAAAAAATAATGGCACATGGGAATTTAAATCTAAAGTAAAGAGGAGATTTCAAATACCATGCCATGCAAAAATCTTGTAAGAAGCAGGGGTGGTGTTGCTGGTGCGGAGCAGTATGTATGAGTCTCCAGTGAAGAAGTTTCCATAGAGGTTAGCAGGGACAGGTGTCAACTCCATGCTCTCAACCCGCCACACCTGCAGGCCAGGCTCTTTCCCTGCCTTCCCAAACTCTTTGTGCGCCATCTTGCTCAGGGCCTGAAAGGAGACACATCCCCATCAACAACTATCCCAAGAACAATACAAAACCTTAGAAGCAGAAGTCACAGGCAGAAaattaaagtctgttttcaAGTATGAACTCCAAACTTTCTGCACCACTTGTTGATTAACCTGTCTTTCAGGTACCATGTAATTAGAAATGTGACATGTAAAAAATCACCTGATGTGTCAGGGAGTGTCCAATTGTCAAACTGCATTGGTTTGGTAATTAGAAAAAGACACTCCCGGGATAAAAGACATGATTAGGCTATGATTGGTCATTCTTGCCCTGCAAAGTTCCCATCGTTATAAAAAGTATATCATATAGCCTGGTGTGTCGTCTTTATCCATGAAAAAATTGCCAAAATGTTTAAGATTTGCCTTTGCATAGGACAACAAACGTTAACATAATTTTACCTTCATAACTTTCTAAATATATCCGTGCTAAGTATGAACTATTTTCCATTCATTTAAGAAGAATCAGAGTTCATGCATTTGTTTTCCTTATGATCATCTCAAATAATGAAAACTTTCTCACAATGTAAAGTAAGTTATTGAGCAAGAATCCCATCAATGCTAGCTGAACAGCGGCAGAGAGGTATtaatacaacattaaaaatcatGCAGAACGGAGAATATTTCATTACCAGATGAGGAATGAAGGCAGATGCTGGATGTGGAGTAGTACTTCTTTCTGCACAGCTGCTCTCCCAGGTTTCCGCCCGGACTGACTTTGCTCGGCTCTGTTATAAAGGCTGCAGACACATCCGAGCCTGACAGAGAGGCGTGTCAGGATGCATTCCAACCTATGATTCCGACCTAACCCCGTGTCACATCACTGCGTTATATCACCATTCATGCAGCAACGAATCCATGGGCGTAATAACACTGTGTTACTCAACTATACGGAATTACAGATACAATCTCagattatccttttttttttttgcaaaagaaAACCCAGTTAAAGCCAAAGTTTAGTcaacaataatttaaaaaatatcttaaGTGGCACCAACACCAGTAGCTAATAGCCCTAAAGTCTCTGCATGATATCATTTTACTGATGCAAATTCTTATGATCTACATTTAGGATAAGTATTAGTATAGGATAAAGAATTTAACACTGTACCAACCAATTGACAAGCATCATGCAGTTAGAGGTATTGAATAACGCTCATGAGAGGGCCTTTGTTTCggttttggtgccccctgtggacaaaagagTCTGCAGGTCTTGCCTTGTAGCCTACAGGTGTGAGTGAAGTTTTTTAACAAAGCATCTAAACATCTCATCCAGCTTTCTCTCAACAGTAAATTGTGTCACTCCTCAAGAAT
The genomic region above belongs to Notolabrus celidotus isolate fNotCel1 chromosome 2, fNotCel1.pri, whole genome shotgun sequence and contains:
- the scinla gene encoding scinderin like a — protein: MAHKEFGKAGKEPGLQVWRVESMELTPVPANLYGNFFTGDSYILLRTSNTTPASYKIFAWHGAEASPDERGCAAIFMMQLDDSLGQSPVQFTEYQGEESIPFMTLFKNGIKYQKGGVSSGFNHVVTNETNVKRLMHIKGRRQVRATEVDFGWGSFNSGDCFIVDLGKTIYLWYGSKGNKFERLKATELAKEIRDNERGGRPELEYIDDGSEPEEFINVLGEKPDLPESDSDDKCVDKRNTNKAQLYLISDATGSMKTTMKGEKNPFQQDSLCHSECYILDNGEDKKIFVWKGKDANKEERKAAYAVAEKFIKDKNYPPNTKIVVMPDGAETMLFKQFFFNWLDKDETTGPGKAYRMGKIAQVKQIPFDATGLHGNTTMAAHHGMVDDGSGKVQIWRVEGGEKVPVKPSTYGEFFGGDCYLVLYTYNTGGRERHIIYTWQGQKCSKDELGASAYLTVNLDDSMGGVATQVRVSQGQEPPHLVSIFKDKPLVIHLGGTCRKHGESETANVRLYHVRRSSTRASRAVEVEPTATSLNTNDVFVLKSPEALFMWKGKGATNEEMVAAKYVAGLLGGTAKEVDETKEPAGFWKALGGKKDYQTSPQLQNVVRSPRLFACSNKTGRLIAEEVPGEATQVDLAADDVMIMDTWAQVFVWVGKEANETEKTGSLKIAQDYLNSDPSARYGTPISIIKQGQEPLIFTGWFHAWDPKMWDQDLLEQMQHEKH